One genomic region from Nilaparvata lugens isolate BPH chromosome 3, ASM1435652v1, whole genome shotgun sequence encodes:
- the LOC111056702 gene encoding uncharacterized protein LOC111056702, with protein sequence MLWPVNLIFSLHFTFCYFLCFGVLICFAQRVNNHELQQTGSNQIAPKFRSHKFVQSVNSKPMSSNKKFLPNNKEMAAFSANQRVGVTHDKKETVTPVTSFPLKDSCFSSPMIIILPQQTKEKCYENPTTQFPFSRCPQAQETQPPKPAEFRNRMPMECIPNNFGAVCPCGEQTEISILKSITSGKPKPQVYSCKWEGKLIQAPEILSGFIQ encoded by the exons ATGTTGTGGCCAGTAAATCTAATATTTTCGTTGCATTTCACCTTTTGTTACTTTCTATGTTTTGGAG TGTTGATTTGTTTTGCTCAGAGAGTAAACAATCATGAGTTGCAGCAAACAGGTTCAAATCAAATAGCACCAAAATTCAGATCGCATAAGTTTGTACAGTCAGTGAACTCAAAGCCGATgagctcaaacaagaaattTCTGCCAAATAATAAAGAGATGGCGGCTTTCTCTGCTAATCAAAGAGTAGGTGTTACGCATGACAAGAAAGAAACAGTTACTCCGGTCACATCGTTTCCGTTGAAAGATTCGTGCTTTTCTTCGCCAATGATCATCATTCTGCCACAACAGACTAAGGAGAAATGCTATGAAAATCCGACGACTCAATTTCCGTTTAGTCGATGTCCGCAGGCTCAGGAGACTCAGCCTCCCAAGCCGGCCGAATTCAGGAACAGAATGCCAATGGAGTGCATTCCGAACAACTTTGGAGCAGTTTGCCCTTGTGGCGAGCAGACCGAGATAAGCATTTTGAAGTCGATCACCAGCGGAAAACCAAAGCCACAGGTCTACTCTTGTAAATGGGAAGGGAAACTTATTCAAGCTCCTGAGATTCTTAGTGgctttattcaataa
- the LOC111056705 gene encoding protein nessun dorma — MEIESGESIVVVKKSHYDIEEDLKSILLFDSPLKASDIQKLWTSYLELTVEPVGWKALWKMSRDICQQFEVEFPVVAVVMVDRVNYDMLTANVTVTGLDENVSDSSIPDQIDDIPLIQLYPTVGQENTSLQVSHTADSLESLRLFYRHLWYPWDIEDDSCTWVQDHLENRLQLHFDIISRKIPRDMLSKINNLIETGNDIFRRVQEQSEIAENNESDLILAQLIVELNCIKENLNLLEMKQMRDKIDSPEKVDKKRKVFLAWLEGVSDDLLNALQRIKSQLPEDTTSFSCLPSLEKILNECWVAKNMVYVGEGLHYLRRSCELSTEGLIEGVGAASKTLIEHSEGGCLLFDVLSRGSNFSNLTLVGSKVKFVVVVRFGRCQMTNVAVNGSHKNIAVLVESGAEFCATNCQFTDCSVAVEAKDGSKVTLKDCLIKNNANGLVYQSSVVHIENCHFVENMQSAVVQLQVSGNESGSVELENLQGVTAKGVTFTGNKINVSKKINNESLSSDECGEI; from the exons atggaaatcGAATCAGG AGAGAGTATAGTAGTAGTTAAAAAGTCTCACTACGACATAGAAGAGGATTTGAAAAGTATTCTACTATTCGATTCGCCCTTGAAAGCGAGTGACATACAGAAACTTTGGACAAGTTATCTGGAACTGACTGTGGAGCCAGTCGGATGGAAGGCATTGTGGAAGATGTCAAGGGATATTTGTCAACAGTTTGAAGTCGAATTTCCTGTCGTAGCTGTTGTTATG GTTGACAGAGTGAATTACGATATGCTAACTGCGAATGTAACCGTAACCGGCTTGGATGAGAATGTCTCTGATAGCAGTATACCTGATCAGATTGATGACATACCGTTGATTCAGTTGTATCCCACTGTTGGCCAAGAAAACACTTCGCTTCAAGTTTCACACACGGCCGATTCCTTGGAAAGCTTGAG GCTATTCTATAGACATCTTTGGTATCCGTGGGATATTGAAGACGATAGTTGTACGTGGGTCCAAGACCATCTTGAAAATAGATTGCAGCT gCATTTCGACATTATATCCAGGAAAATCCCAAGAGATATGCTTTCGAAAATAAACAACCTGATTGAAACAGGAAATGACATTTTCAGAAGAGTTCAAGAGCAGTCAGAAATTGCTGAAAACAACGAAAGTGATCTTATTCTGGCTCAGTTGATCGTTGAGCTCAATTGTATCAAAGAAaacctcaatttattggaaatgaaACAAATGCGAGATAAAATTGATTCACCTGAAAAAGTTGATAAAAAGAGAAAAGTTTTTCTAGCATGGCTAGAAGGAGTTTCTGATGATTTGTTAAATGCTTTACAAAGGATTAAAAGCCAGTTACCAGAGGATACAACCAG TTTCAGCTGCTTACCATcgttagaaaaaatattgaatgagtgCTGGGTTGCGAAGAATATGGTATACGTTGGGGAAGGACTCCATTACCTGAGAAGAAGTTGTGAGCTCAGTACCGAGGGCCTCATTGAAG gaGTGGGTGCCGCATCGAAAACATTAATCGAACATTCAGAAGGCGGCTGCCTGCTGTTCGATGTGCTGAGCAGAGGCTCGAATTTCAGCAACCTGACTCTGGTGGGCTCCAAGGTGAAGTTTGTGGTGGTGGTTCGCTTCGGTCGCTGCCAAATGACCAACGTCGCTGTCAACGGATCGCACAAAAACATAGCAGTGCTCGTCGAGTCTGGCGCCGAGTTCTGCGCAACAAACTGTCAGTTCACTGACTGCTCGGTGGCCGTCGAAGCCAAAGACGGCTCCAAGGTTACACTCAAGGATTGTTTGATCAAAAACAACGCCAACGGTCTGGTG TATCAGTCGAGTGTAGTGCACATTGAGAACTGTCACTTTGTTGAAAACATGCAAAGCGCAGTCGTTCAGCTACAAGTGAGTGGCAATGAATCGGGCTCTGTTGAGCTGGAAAA TTTACAGGGAGTAACTGCAAAAGGAGTAACTTTCACTGGCAATAAGATCAATGTCTCGAAAAAGATCAACAATGAGTCTCTTTCGTCGGATGAATGTG GTGAGATATGA
- the LOC111056701 gene encoding saccharopine dehydrogenase-like oxidoreductase: MAADRLDLVVMGATGFTGKHVVRTVMDLARERGGFSWGVAGRNEHKLRKLMETLTSTTGQDVTKVPVLIADINDEVSLKEMTKQARVILNCCGPYRFYGEKVIKACIQTKTHHVDVAGEPQYMEEMQLHYHDAAAEQGVYIISACGLSGVPADVGVVQFSKLFDGIVNDLDFFISFEYTGTKNIGTPVHYATWESAVHGLANLDQLMAARKKLFSIPFPKLKPALKKRGLLHKSAEIDGWCLRFSGADRSVVRRSQHFLYKHEGRRPIQCEAYVSVGNLFFTVFVMLFVAVVGCIAIYGNKFMRKLLLKYPGPFSLGTVSHKGPSEEEMNNVIFHMTFHGRGWSEKNIEKDHSAPPNKEMIMRLTAKNPGYGLTCNALVLAAMTILTEKDSMPGRGGVISPGAAFANTTFVEQLQAHGVDIQVLSKKKI, encoded by the exons ATGGCTGCCGATCGGCTGGATTTGGTGGTGATGGGAGCGACTGGCTTCACGGGGAAGCATGTGGTCAGAACTGTGATGGACCTGGCGAGAGAACGCGGAGGCTTCTCTTGGGGAGTGGCGGGGCGCAATGAGCACAAGCTGCGCAAGCTCATGGAAACTCTCACGTCAACTACAG GACAAGATGTGACCAAAGTTCCTGTTTTAATTGCCGACATCAATGATGAAGTATCACTCAAAGAAATGACTAAGCAAGCACGTGTGATTCTGAACTGTTGTGGACCGTACAGGTTCTATGGAGAGAAAGTCATAAAAGCTTGTATCCAAACCAAGACCCATCACGTTGATGTTGCGGGAGAGCCTCAG TATATGGAGGAGATGCAATTGCATTATCACGATGCGGCTGCCGAGCAGGGTGTTTACATAATAAGTGCCTGCGGTCTATCGGGAGTTCCAGCTGATGTCGGGGTTGTACAATTCTCAAAACTGTTTGATG GAATTGTCAACGATTTGGATTTCTTCATCAGCTTCGAATACACCGgaacaaaaaatatt GGAACGCCAGTGCATTATGCTACATGGGAATCAGCCGTCCATGGACTTGCAAACTTGGATCAACTCATGGCTGCCAGGAAGAAACTATTTTCAATACCATTCCCAAAACTGAAACCGGCATTGAAAAAGAG GGGACTGCTGCACAAGAGCGCGGAGATAGACGGCTGGTGTCTGCGCTTCAGCGGTGCCGACCGATCAGTGGTCCGCCGGAGTCAGCACTTTCTCTACAAGCACGAGGGCCGGCGACCCATCCAGTGCGAGGCCTATGTCTCTGTCGGCAACCTCTTCTTCACTGTCTTTGTCATGCTCTTTGTGGCCGTTGTCGGCTGTATCGCTATTTACGGCAACAAATTCATGAGGAAACTCTTGCTCAAG TATCCAGGACCGTTTTCACTGGGAACCGTTAGTCATAAAGGACCTTCCGAAGAAGAGATGAACAATGTTATATTCCATATGACATTCCATGGCAGGGGATGGAGTGAGAAGAACATTGAGAAAGACCACTCGGCACCCCCCAACAAGGAAATGATCATGAGG CTGACAGCGAAAAATCCAGGATACGGACTGACGTGCAACGCTCTAGTGCTCGCTGCTATGACAATTTTGACTGAGAAGGATTCGATGCCCGGAAG AGGAGGAGTGATCTCACCAGGAGCAGCGTTCGCCAACACGACTTTTGTCGAGCAACTGCAGGCTCATGGTGTCGACATACAAGTTCTTTCCAAAAAGAAAATCTAA